The Trichomycterus rosablanca isolate fTriRos1 chromosome 6, fTriRos1.hap1, whole genome shotgun sequence DNA segment agtaattatgggaggctcttacctatttgcttagttaaatccaggtggtgaccttttctTTTGGCCAGTCAGTATATTTTTACCAGAGACCTTCATAGCCTTCGAAGTTACATACACTTTTAAACTCAGTCCTTTTTAATTGTACCATCTTTATTCTTCACACATTAACATTCATTACTTCATGCTAGTATGCTGCtctcagtggcaacttggtggctgTTGGGGTTGaattggcaaccttctgattgctagtccaataccttaaccactgagcaaccACTGCCCCAGAGATTAATTTacaatttatatattataatatttttctttaaaacaagatTTGAAAGTAgtatttcaatttatttatttatttatttttttgatgaTGATTCCTTTCAGttgctcccattaggggtcgccacagtggcTCATAAGTtctcatatttgatttggcacagtttttattctGGATGCCCTTTATCCCGTAACCCACTTTTTTATTCAGACTTGGGACCGACACAAAGGTTGCACTGTTGTGTCTCCCCAATGGCTGTTTCGACCAGGCAttacattatgagcactgacaggtgaagtgaataacactgattatctcttcatcacggcacatgttagtgggtggacattttatcctcaaagttgatgtgttagaagcaggaaaaatgggcaagtgtaaggatttgaacgagtttgataagggccaaattgtgatggctagacgactgggtcagagcatctccaaaactgcagctcttgtggggtgttcccagtctgcagtggtcagtatctattaaaagtggtccaaggaaggaaccaGTGACAGTgtcatggacggccaaggctcattgatgcacgtggggagcgaagactggcttgtgtggtctgatccaacagacgagctactgtagctcagattgctaaagaagttaatgctggttctgatagaaaggtgtcagaatacacagtgcatcacagtttgttgcaaatggggcagcaaaagggagaccaacacaatgttaggaaggtggtcataatgttatgcctaatcgtaTACATTTAATCTTTTCTTACactaaatttatttttagtaagttatcattttttattttttttatttgaaatgtaATTGTTTCATTAGTGTGATTCACCTCTTTCTATTAATGTTCTTTGTCTTTAATCATCATCTTTTCatctccagtttttttttttactgtcattTCCCTCATGAATTACCACAGAATTAGCTTTCTGTTTGATCTTTGTTTATACCTTTTCAAGGAAAGCGTTTGTCCTTCTACGTGAATATCAATGACTTGTTATGGGGATACAATTTTAGACTGATTTAATGCAGAAATTTTTGCATACGCAATCTTTACCCGGGCTTATCAAAGAGCAGATGTTAATGGCACAAAGCGATCCTGTATGCAAATCCTTAATTATTATCACCAAGGTGGAAAGACCAAACCATAGCTACTACAGCTTTGCAAAAGGATTAACCCATGTCTAAGATCATAACAGTAACACTTGGCGCTGTGGTGCAGGTGAATTAATCATGAATTAAATAGAACCAGTAAACTTCTAGAGTGGGGATTTTATCACATGTAAAATATCTTAAAAGTTTTTGCAATTGTACTTACATTTATTGTCTTTAAATCATACAATCTCCATAGACAGATATAATGTGTCGTACTGAGAGCTCTGTggcttttattgtttgtttgtttattaggattttaccgtcatgttttacactttggttacattcatgacaggaacggtagttactcattacacaagactcatcacttcacaagtttacatcgaacacagtcatggacaattcagtgtctccaattccctcacttgcatgtctttggactgtgggaggaaaccggagcacccggaggaaacccacgcggacacagggagaacatgcaaactccacacagaaaggacccggaccgccccacctggggatcgaacccaggaccttcttgctgtgaggcgacagtgctacccacttagccaccgtgccgcccctgtgcCGCCCCTGTGCCGCCCCTGTGGCTTTTAAGGTGGCATTTAAAGTACTGTATATAAGCTTATCTTTAACACAGAGCTTTTTCAGTCAACTCTAATTGTTGATATTAAGTAAAAACGTGTGTGGGCATAATAATAGACAGCCTTAATGTGCCACACTAATTACTAGGGTCCAAACTTACTATGACAGCAATGTTCAGAGCTTcataaattgtgtttttatgGCCAGGTTGTTATAGCTGCTTAACTCTACATTAATTTCAACTGTTattggaatgagatgtccaacagtCCTAAAGGTATTGTCTATTttgtattgttatatttatattgattttCTCTAAGATTTATTGTTGTCTGGGTTTCAGATGAATGGCTCTTTAGAGAAACAGTGAGGTGAAGTGAAGAAAAATGAGaagaaaattataaaaaaaaaataataataataataaaataaaataaaaagattccAATGCTGTCTTTTTCAGCTGaatccacaaacacatttaaatagATCTAATTGGCACTAACACCATGCCTGcctcattatttatttgtgaagGAACTGACACACAGTTATTCTTTTTTGGGCACATAGAGGATCCGACtcggctctgtgtgtgtgtcagcctTAATTATGCATTTTTTGTTAAcaaatttgtattttgtatttgtttaaactgAAGTTTAAGCTGCCTTATTAAAAAGTTCCAAGTAATCTGTGTATCgaaaaacacttaaaataaataattaaggatGTTTGAAAGTAAGCTTCATGAACGGTTTGGTCTCTCTCTGGTGAATACTACAGCATACAATATATTTGgaataattgtttttgtagaGAATTAAGAAGATTTGTACTTGGATTAAGGAGTTTTACTGGGTAAACAATTACAGTGTAAAAACAGATCCTTTAATTGGTAACAAAACCCAAAACACCAATAATACAAGAGGTTGTGTACAATGTTAGACAATTTTAAAGGAAAGTGCCTAATATAATAAGCCTTTACTTTATGTTGTTTATACAGTAATTTAAGCAAATGAAAAGGAAGACACATCTTTTTATTTTGgcgtttaacactggttgaggGGTGTAGCGACTGTaatttaatagttttaatatgttatattttaggaatttaatttattatgtttttcatggtattgtttgtttgtttgtttgtttattaggattttaacactttggttacattcatgacaggaatagTAGTAACTCATTactcaaggttcatcagttcacaaggttatatcaaacacattcttggacaattttgtatcttcaagtcacctcacttgcatgtctttggactgtgggaggaaaccggagaacccagaggaaaccctctgcgaacacggggagaacatgcaaactccacacagaaaggacccagaccgccccacctggggatcaaacccaggaccttcttgctgtgaggcaacagtgctaaccacttagccaccatgccgccctcatGGTATtgtaagatttattttttatttatttttttattttacccctttttctcccacttttagcgcatccaatttccgCCCGTCAATCCTCCTCTCagtaatgctggtccctgctcctaattggggaggacgaggctgctccacgccccctacggcacgtgcacagcaatcaaacatcttatcacctacacttgacgagcgcagtgcggtacagcgctgtgcacggagggccacaccccctaccgcactccttccccatctccgtgcaggcaccaccaaccagccagcaaaggtcgtaatcgcactagtctgagagagagtccccatccggctttagtccCACCCCttttctgaacaacaggccaatcgttgttcatgtagccactcagcctcagccggcagggcAGAAccgggattcgatacgatgtattcgagatctcagctctggtgaacagcgtgtgttttaccgctgcgtcacctgagcggctataagATTTATTTTTGACTGTTTTTATGTTATATGGTATACTGAGCCTGTACAGCACTTTGATCAGCCATGGTTGTGTTttaaagtgctatataaataaactttgccttgccttgcctataGCTGTGGTCCTGCAGATATGGACTAAATTATCCTTAGAGTTAGAATAAAAGTtctaaaaccatgtttttaatattttgcagTTATTTGGCTACAAAGTCATGTGTtggtttgtaaattgtaataagATTTTACTACTAATAAGATTGATATGATAAAAACCTGCCTGCACATACAGTATTATCATATATGAGATGTGTTATAGCCAGCCATACTTAGCTTCAGTCATTGTGCTCCAATGTGAAACTAAATGGAGGTGTACTCAATTCTTTACATTGTGATAACTTACCTTCTCTTGGTGCCATCGGATCCCAAGCTGACCACATCTGCACAAAGAAGAATGGTGTCCAGCACACAACGTAGGCCAGGACGACAACGAATGTCATTTTCACTGTTCTGATTTTTGCCTTGGAGATAAGCTTTACACTGCTGACACGTGAAAGTGTCATGCCATCACCTGGGCACCTTGACACACAATGCTGCCTTCTGCTTTTCAACTTAAAGTTCTGCCATATTTTAAAACTTGTGAGGCTATAGCAGACACTCAGAATAGCAACAGGGATGATGTAGATGGCCAGGCTTATCCACGTGACGTAGGCTTTGGTGCCCCATGGGTGCACAAAATCTCCCCAACAGTCGTAGACTCCCTGGGCCATCTCTTTAAGGGAGAAGATGTACACCTGAGGCAGGCTGAGCAGCAGGCTGAGGAGCCACGAGGCGAGAACATACACCCGGTCCTTACTGTGCTGCAATGAGCGTAACGGTTGGCAAATAGCAAGGCATCTGTCGACTGACATCAACACAAGCAGGTAGGTGGAGGCAAACATGCCCACCACCTGAAGATATTTCACCAGGCGACACAAGAAGTCCGGCCCATAGAAGCGAAAGGTGATGTCCCAGATGAGCTGTGGAAGGACTTGAAAAACGGCCACCACCAGATCTGCAATGCACAGGTGCTTCATGAAAAAGTGCATTCTTGATTGTGCGCGTTTACTGATATGAAGTGCAGCCAGCACGTACAGGTTCCCAACGAGTGCCAGCAACAGCACCACAAACAGCACAGCAACTTCGATTTTAGCCACCTCCTCATTGCGTTTTAAAGGATGCCCAGTTCTGTTCACAGCTCCACTTTCATTAAGATTCCATGATTCGTTCAGTGGTTCTTTCTGGAAAGTCTCCATTGCGTTTAAATAAACGTCACGTGTAAGATGGTCAGCTTTTAGTATTGGTGTGCTAGAACTGCAATCATGTTGCATGTGCACATGCTGGGCTCAGAGATTGTCAACAACAGTGAAAATCTAAATGCTGTCTTCTTTATCTGGTGCTCGGGTGGTACCTGCATTTTGCTGGATTTCTACAATAGAGgcacaaaataaaacatctatTTTAGTTGAAGCATCTAGTTCAAGGGAGAAAAAGCCTCCCTTGTGTTTACCACATGGATTTATCCATTTAAACATAATTCGAAGTCACTTAAAATGCCTCTAGAGGCACCGTAAAGAGGATGAGGGAAAGGGGTTATTGGTTATAATTCCAAGGACCCTAAAACAGAggtaattaaaaacagtatcATTTGTACGTACATGTTGAACAATGTCCTGTACTGACATATTTTTTGTACAAATAAGTGCAAAAGTATTTACTATAGGCAACTATAGGAGTGGTCCTGCAGATATGGAGTTAGAATAGAAGTtctaaaaccatgtttttaatattttgcagTTATTTGGCTACAAAGTCATGTATTGGTTTGTATACTGTGATCAGATTTTACTACTAATATGATCGATAGTACAAAAAAAttcaaaagtaataataaagatacaaGTTTTGAacacattatatggccaaaagtatgcagacacctgaccacaagATTGTTGGGCATCCTATTACAAAACGATGGGCATTTATATGCAGTCAATACTTTGAAATTCCAACCTTGCATACGTAAACATCACCctattagatttatttatacTGTAGCTTGCTAAAGATAACTGCAAGATaacaactaaaataataaaactatagAACACTGGAttgcttttttttcttcgaTTTGGTTTTATGGTTGTCAATATGTATTTTTCATAATCCAGGTTCTGGATTCTGAGGAGATCCCCAACCCCCACAACCTACATCAGAGGATTATCACACAGTTGAACCTGCTGTTTTCATATCTACAAACCCAcaccacatacatacagtacatatatagtggataagacacagcaatgcttatggagtttttaaatacctcactgtcactgctggactagtaatagtccaccaacctaaaaaacatccagccaacagcgccccgtaggcagcgtcctgtgaccactgataagggtccagaagatgaccaactcaaacagcagcaatagatgagcgatcgtctctgaatttacatctacaaggtggaccaactaggtaggagtgtctaatagaatggacagtgagtggacacggtattaaaaaactccagcagcactgctgtgtctaatccactcatgccagcacaacacacactaacacaccaccaccatgtcagtgtcactgcagtgctgagaatgatccaccacctaaataatacttgctctgtgggggtcctgaccattgaacaacagcacGAAAGGAGGCTAgaaaatcatgcagagaaacagatggactacagttagtaattgtagaactacaaagtgctcctatatggtaagtggagctgatacaatgtacagtgagtgtagaaacaaagaggtggttttaatgttatggctgatcagtgtatatatatttagaaCTATTGTAACTCCAAGGATATTTTAGTAATTTAGTCCATATCTACAGGACCACTCCTATAGATGCCTAtagtatataattaattttgcaCTTATTTGTACAAAAAATATGTCAGTACaggatataataaaaaatatatttatttattcactgtgtATATAatcattgtatatatatatacacaataaattaaaaattattaaatattttagtgtttattacagTACTTTATAAAACATGTAGCATACACATGGTTTAATAATACAGTACTATGgtttaataatacagtaaacATTAAAACCCAATAGTTGATATATTACAATACCCCCTCTACTATTACAATACCTACAACAGTCTTTATTGTTGTGTTCATCAAGTTTTAAACATACAGAATATTTTCCCTACATACTACTATAAAAATTGCGTATAAAGGTTTAAACCTACCTTGAAGTCGCAGTCGGTATCCAGTGCAGGCGCTTGGTCCTGTGCACTTCCCCATGTGTGCTCCAGCGCTCTACATGGCCAGCAGTTCATGCATACTGATATGCTCCGCTTGTTTTCTCACTCCAGATAAAAGTATGCGTgtccaccactagatggcagtataTAGCGATGTGTAATGGATTTGGATTTAAAGGATCACATTCGGCTGGTGGGGTGGGTGCTGCTCAGGATCTGGGCTCCTGGGTTAAACCAGTCGCGTCACCGTCTGTgaaagtttggtatgttctcttgTCTATAGTTTTTTGTATGCTTGACAATAAAACAGGAATCTTTATTGACTTGTCACTATCAGATTGGTCCTTAAGGCATTATGGTTTGCAGCTTTGTAAttttacactgcctggccaaaaaaaaggtcacacactctaatatttggttggaccgcctttagctttgattacggcacgcattcgctgtggcatcgtttccacaagcttctgcaatgtcacaacatttatttctgtccagagttgcattaatttttccccaagatcttgtattgatggtgggagatttggaccactgcgcaaagtcttctccagcacatcccaaagattctcaatggggttcaggtctggacattgtggtggccaatccatgtgtgaaaatgatgtctcatgctccctgaaccactctttcacaatttgagcccgatgaatacTGGCATTGtaatcttggaatatgcccgtgccatcagggaagaaaaaatccattgatggaataacctggtcgttcagtatattcaggtagtcagctgacctcattctttgggcacataacgttgctgaacctagacctgaccaactgcagcaactctagatcatagcactgcccccacaggcttgtacggtaggcactaggcatgatgggtgcatcacttcagccgcctctcttcttaccctgatgcgcccatcactctggaacagggtaaatctggacttatcagaccacatgaccttcttccattgctatagagtccaatctttatgctccctagcaaattgaagccgtttctGCCgattagcctcactgacaagtggttttcttaaggctacacagctgtttagtcccaatcccttgagttcccttcacattgagtgtgtggaaatgctcttactttcactattaaacatctccctgagttctactgtagtttttctaccatttgatttcaccaaacgtttaagtgatcgccgatcacgatcattcaagattttttttccgaccacattccttccttgaagatgatgtttccccactgtccttccacttttaaataatgcgttggacagtacttagcccgattttagtagtttcagcaatctccttgatgttttctctgcttgatgcatgccaataatttgacccttctgaaacagattaacatattttccatgaccacaggatgtgtctttcgacatggttgtttaacaaatgagaagctactcactgcatcagttagggttaaataacttgttgccagctgaaacataatcacccatgcagtaattatgggaggctcttacctatttgcttagttaaatccaggtggtgaccttttctTTTGGCCAGTCAGTATATTTTTACCAGAGACCTTCATAGCCTTCGAAGTTACATACACTTTTAAACTCAGTCCTTTTTAATTGTACCATCTTTATTCTTCACACATTAACATTCATTACTTCATGCTAGTATGCTGCtctcagtggcaacttggtggctgTTGGGGTTGaattggcaaccttctgattgctagtccaataccttaaccactgagcaaccACTGCCCCAGAGATTAATTTacaatttatatattataatatttttctttaaaacaagatTTGAAAGTAgtatttcaatttatttatttatttatttttttgatgaTGATTCCTTTCAGttgctcccattaggggtcgccacagtggcTCATAAGTtctcatatttgatttggcacagtttttattctGGATGCCCTTTATCCCGTAACCCACTTTTTTATTCAGACTTGGGACCGACACAAAGGTTGCACTGTTGTGTCTCCCCAATGGCTGTTTCGACCAGGCAttacattatgagcactgacaggtgaagtgaataacactgattatctcttcatcacggcacatgttagtgggtggacattttatcctcaaagttgatgtgttagaagcaggaaaaatgggcaagtgtaaggatttgaacgagtttgataagggccaaattgtgatggctagacgactgggtcagagcatctccaaaactgcagctcttgtggggtgttcccagtctgcagtggtcagtatctattaaaagtggtccaaggaaggaaccaGTGACAGTgtcatggacggccaaggctcattgatgcacgtggggagcgaagactggcttgtgtggtctgatccaacagacgagctactgtagctcagattgctaaagaagttaatgctggttctgatagaaaggtgtcagaatacacagtgcatcacagtttgttgcaaatggggcagcaaaagggagaccaacacaatgttaggaaggtggtcataatgttatgcctaatcgtaTACATTTAATCTTTTCTTACactaaatttatttttagtaagttatcattttttattttttttatttgaaatgtaATTGTTTCATTAGTGTGATTCACCTCTTTCTATTAATGTTCTTTGTCTTTAATCATCATCTTTTCatctccagtttttttttttactgtcattTCCCTCATGAATTACCACAGAATTAGCTTTCTGTTTGATCTTTGTTTATACCTTTTCAAGGAAAGCGTTTGTCCTTCTACGTGAATATCAATGACTTGTTATGGGGATACAATTTTAGACTGATTTAATGCAGAAATTTTTGCATACGCAATCTTTACCCGGGCTTATCAAAGAGCAGATGTTAATGGCACAAAGCGATCCTGTATGCAAATCCTTAATTATTATCACCAAGGTGGAAAGACCAAACCATAGCTACTACAGCTTTGCAAAAGGATTAACCCATGTCTAAGATCATAACAGTAACACTTGGCGCTGTGGTGCAGGTGAATTAATCATGAATTAAATAGAACCAGTAAACTTCTAGAGTGGGGATTTTATCACATGTAAAATATCTTAAAAGTTTTTGCAATTGTACTTACATTTATTGTCTTTAAATCATACAATCTCCATAGACAGATATAATGTGTCGTACTGAGAGCTCTGTggcttttattgtttgtttgtttattaggattttaccgtcatgttttacactttggttacattcatgacaggaacggtagttactcattacacaagactcatcacttcacaagtttacatcgaacacagtcatggacaattcagtgtctccaattccctcacttgcatgtctttggactgtgggaggaaaccggagcacccggaggaaacccacgcggacacagggagaacatgcaaactccacacagaaaggacccggaccgccccacctggggatcgaacccaggaccttcttgctgtgaggcgacagtgctacccacttagccaccgtgccgcccctgtgcCGCCCCTGTGCCGCCCCTGTGGCTTTTAAGGTGGCATTTAAAGTACTGTATATAAGCTTATCTTTAACACAGAGCTTTTTCAGTCAACTCTAATTGTTGATATTAAGTAAAAACGTGTGTGGGCATAATAATAGACAGCCTTAATGTGCCACA contains these protein-coding regions:
- the LOC134316728 gene encoding isotocin receptor-like; protein product: METFQKEPLNESWNLNESGAVNRTGHPLKRNEEVAKIEVAVLFVVLLLALVGNLYVLAALHISKRAQSRMHFFMKHLCIADLVVAVFQVLPQLIWDITFRFYGPDFLCRLVKYLQVVGMFASTYLLVLMSVDRCLAICQPLRSLQHSKDRVYVLASWLLSLLLSLPQVYIFSLKEMAQGVYDCWGDFVHPWGTKAYVTWISLAIYIIPVAILSVCYSLTSFKIWQNFKLKSRRQHCVSRCPGDGMTLSRVSSVKLISKAKIRTVKMTFVVVLAYVVCWTPFFFVQMWSAWDPMAPREEIQQNAGTTRAPDKEDSI